ACCGAAACATTCCGAGtagaatttacataaaatactgTGGTAATTACTGTGTTTATTGTTCTAACAATATTTCAGTtgaacatttttctttaacgCCCTGCTAGTAGTTAGTGATGGCGAGTTCAGTGGAGGGATCATTTGGTCTGGAATCAATCGTGGTCGCCGGCCGTTGATTGGCGTCGAGCACGCGATACAGATCACAGGCGCTCACAGCGCACGCACCCGCACGGACAAAAGAAATGTATTCCTTACTCTAATAACTCATGGGAAAGTCTAAAAGAAATGCCATTGATGGGAATTCAGTTGccttttgtatttaatgatcCGTtcgctttataataaattgtttaaaataatacaacttcAAATCGGCCTGCCTGCAGATGTCTATCGTGTTGTTAATGTCATTGAAGTATCTATAACATTATCGCGTgtgtagtatattttatacttggCACCTAATTCTTAATAGTTCTTTCATACGGACTTTATGTGTCCTATTAACAATGTAAATGCGGTCATTTTTTAGTTCAAAGCGACACTTGCAAACGTCCGTCGCGGTGGACGACTCCGATGCAAATGAGCATCGATTCTAAGCGTGACGTGTATCGCGCCCACCCCTTTCTTTATTCAACTACCCACCTTCATTTACAATCCCGGATACGCATTCCCCATTCGCTATTCGCTGATATATGCCACTACTAAATTATCACTGTATTTTTCTCACTGTCACAGTGACATAATAATTTAGGGCGCCTTAACTTCCAAAGCCTTTGAATATTCATACAATCAATACAACCACTACTGGTATAGTTTTCGCGTGCACGCACGCGATACGCTGTcacataaacaaataactcTAGAATTTTTAGGGCGTTATAACGTACGGCACTCCACTGGTGAGAGTGTCTAACGTGAAACGACCGATATTCTATAGAATTAAAGAGAACAACATTCCAAACGAAGTCTAGACTTTCTATGCTAgctagaatataatatataaattagaaaaacaaagaaacGCCAGCTGTAGTACcaacattataaaaagtagATGTTTTCTACAAGAACATATCATTGAGTAAGCAACTTCCGTGACCGGATGGTATTAATTGTGGACtccttttttgttttcaatatccATCAAAAATGCACATCATAATGACCGCAGCGAGGAACTGATAGCATCATCTTTTATAGTCTAAATGAGATATTCTAGAGGAAACTAATTCGCCGTTAGCAGACACGACACATCGATGCTGTTTTTATGATAGTACACAACAACAAAATGGCGGTGTGGCGACGGGAAACAGAAGAGcgcaattttttaaaaatattcctaagCACGTCTCCGTAATTGTCCTCATGCGTATtcagaataacaaaatatctaaCGTAAGATCAAAGGCTGCTATAGACGTGTGTTAAATCTTGTCGACCGGCATCTTTATAcaatgaatttgaaataaaccaCTTAATTGGTTATCACTCGCAGAGACTCGGACGGGACGGACATACAAATGTCACAGCACTCGTCAGATATTGAcgtaattgtttaatataaacgtaCATACAAcggtattatatatttatatatatatatatataacttataggagcattcatttattatctattctAAATTGTTTGAATTACATTTGTCTTAACATACAGATCTAAATATAACGAGTCGAGGTCCGTTGAAAAAAACTTAGTTATAAAACATGTAGGTACGTgcatattttatcaaagacACAAAAATTTCTTTCGAAATATCGACCattctttatacataattaacaaaaactacACAATTTATTGCCTGCCGTGGCATTGCTGCGTTTGCTCACATCAGCGTATTCACGGGCCGTAGCCGCTGCGGAcgttaaattatcaaaaatattaaaactgttaagTCAATTAGACGAGTATAAAACAGTGAGCCGGGCCGGGCTATAATGTAAAACGAACAcgtaaatagaattattatctAACATTTGATAGTGGAAAAGCGAACATTATGGGCATGTAGATATAATCTGTTCACCATCGTCCGCCATCAGgaataaacatattacaaTCACGTAACTCATAAGAAGTTAACAGCGAACGGtgatttcacaaaaaaaaaaaaacaagtctataacaaaaatagtgTCCATAGAAGGACATATGTCGCTCGCATACTTAAAGAACATACAAGTACAAGTGGAACGTGAGAAAAAATGACAGGCGTTGCGACAGCACAAAACTTGAGTGAATAAAATTGCGAAAAATCTGCATATTATGATCTATGAATCAAATGTAGACTCCGTCGCTGTCTGGCTAGCTACTGGCACGTACAAAGGCGACTATCAAACATACTTACACATACgtaacttattaaaatgagTTGAAATTGTGTGTGCACTTGAATTATTCAATGTGTCCTCACATGCATAACATTGAGTTTTTTCTTAACGTCTGATCCGCGTACAcgttctatatattaatatccttttatgtgcaataaaaatataagcgcACTCGAACAAAATAAGTTTACTATCAATTAATGAAGACACATTTTCCGTTGACTCACCGTATCTAAAATAAACAGCCCAACCAGCGGAATCGACGAACATATTGtcggttttaaaataaaatttaagaatgcAATTAAGTCTTTGTGATGTGAAAATTAATACGATACATCTTGAGAGGCTCTGTTCTCGGAGTCGTTAAAGTACCGCAGTGTAAATAACATCAccaaaatgtttgaaaagtGTGCCGGCAGATGTCGTACGTCAAACAATGTTTTAGGAAAGAGTGAAAGCGAATTACGGCTCGTTTCCGTCACACGCGCGATATTCCTATACGCCGCCGGAACACATTGCTTCTATACAGACCTCTCGTTGGTCACAGTTCTGAATGGtacaacaataattaattatattgccaTCGAATCATTGTCATAACATTTTGTCTAGAATCCAGAATTTAAAGAACgtctaattatttaaatgttccaCAATAATTTGTCACAACTATTTCTggaattaattactttgaaaGTCTTTGAAATAGACTTGTGGGCATAAATTAATTGTGAGCCTTATTTAGACTAATGCGGTTCGTATATCACAATCTAAATAGTGGCACATTATTGTAATACAGTAGACGATATGTCGACAGAATGATCAACCTCTGTTTGACGGCGGTTCTCTCGCGTTATAGCACTTGTTTATGGATGCGCGGGCGCCGACAACCGACACGGGATTACTTAGTTAGGCGACAAGACGGCCCCATTCAACGATTATCTTTAATGCACCATCCGTTTCACTTTTGCGCTTTAATTGCTCACCTAATTTCAATGGTACCAAATATAactcctttatttattacttggcAAGAGCTGCTCGCCACACAATTTAACCGCAATTAAAATTGTGCGGATGATGAAGTTACAATACGCCTACCGAATGCTTACCTAAAATAGAACAAAGAGATAGAAAATGTAGCTTTTAGTTTACCgagaataaataagaattgttTCGAGTATAAATGTGATGTTTTATATTGCAGTTGGAACAAAAGACGGTACAACCGGCCCCGGGTTCGGGAGGTCAGATGGTGACGGCGAGGAACGCCTGGCTCACATGCTCAATGAAGCCTCACATATCATGAAGACACCGACGGGACAAGCCAACAACGATGACTCCAGGAGCAACGAAGACTCCAGCTCACCGAGGACCCAGTGCCCGTCACCGTTTTCTAATaaggttaatattatataaatctgtttttttaattatttcaaatatacgaCGCTTACTAATAAGTCCTCATCGAACAGGATTCGAGTCAAAACAGACGGCTTAAGAAATACGAAAACGATGACATTCCTCAAGAAAAAGTAGTGCGTATATACCAAGAAGAGCTGGCGAAGATAATGACGAGACGCGTGGAAGACATGCGCCATAACAGAGACGGCTTCCCTGGGTAAGAATTACACCGACAGCACTTTATGTTAGGATAGAGAACCGTTCTGTTTttgaatcaattttatttttcaatcgaGAGCAGCAAATCTAAAACTAACGTGTAGCATGTTTCCACCATTTTTCAGCAGCGGCATGGCCCCGCACATGGAACGTCCTCCGGAAGACATTAGGATGGCTCTGGAAGCGTATCACAGGGAACTAGCCAAAATACAACCGGGCGGAAACATTCCGACCCTGCACAACTTGCCAGGGATGCCACCCTTCCCCAACCTGCTGGCCCTTCAGCAGCAAGCCATGCAAGCACAAAGCCAGCACATCAACGGCTCCGGGGCAATCCAAGATCTCTCTCTGCCCAAAGAGAAAAATACCAAAATTAATGGAATGACTGATAGTGATAAGGAAAGGTCTATGGACGCTGAAGAGGCCATCAGACACGCGGGAAGCGCTTTCTCGCTAGTTAGACCGAAATTAGAACCGGGACAGCAATCCACCGGCTCCTCGGCATCCAGCCCGCTGGGAAATGCTATTCTACCTCCCGCCATTACGCCGAATGAAGACTTCAGTAACTCGGCCGCAGCGAGTCCATTGCAAAGAATGGCTTCCATAACGAATAGTTTGATATCCCAGCCCCCGAATCCGCCACACCACGCGCCACCGCAGAGATCGATGAAGGCAGTCCTGCCACCGATAACTCAGCAACAGTTCGATTTGTTCAACAATTTGAACACGGAGGAAATCGTGAAGAGAGTCAAAGAGGCTCTCAGCCAGTATTCCATAAGCCAGAGATTGTTCGGCGAATCCGTGCTCGGCCTGTCTCAAGGATCCGTCAGCGATCTGCTAGCGAGACCGAAGCCATGGCACATGTTGACACAAAAGGGAAGAGAGCCGTTCATTCGTATGAAAATGTTCTTGGAGGATGAAAACGCAGTGCACAAATTGGTTGCGTCCCAATACAAAATCGCACCGGAGAAGCTGATGAGAACAGGAAACTATAGCGGAGCACCTTGTAAGTAGACAACGTCGTAACAGTAGAGACTTATTCACTTTGTGTAATTGAACTAGGAActcagtttataaaaatgctcGTCTTCTTTACAGCATGTCCGCCAAATATGAACAAGCCGATGCCACCAACACAGAAGATGATCTCAGATGCCACGGTGCTCCTTAGCAAGATGCAGCAGGAACAACTTCTAGGATCTGGACACTTAGGACATTTGGGACAACCGACCCCTCTCCTGTTGACTCCGCCTGGCTTCCCACCACATCACGCCGTGACGCTGCCGCCTCAGCATCACGACAACAACAACAAGGAGAGGAAACCACCACCGCCTCCACAACCCCATCACCAGCCGCCCGTGATGCGAGGCCTTCACCAGCACATGTCACCCAGCGTCTACGAGATGGCAGCTCTGACGCAAGACCTCGACACTCAGACGATCACGACCAAAATAAAGGAAGCGCTCCTCGCCAATAACATCGGACAGAAAATATTCGGCGAGGCCGTGTTGGGACTCTCCCAGGGATCGGTCAGTGAACTTCTATCGAAACCGAAACCCTGGCACATGTTGAGTATCAAAGGACGAGAGCCCTTCATCAGAATGCAGCTCTGGCTCAGCGATGCGCATAATATAGATCGTCTCCAAGCGTTGAAGAATGAGAGACGCGAAGCTAACAAGAGACGGCGATCGAGCGGACCCGGTCAGGATAACTCCTCGGACACCTCATCGAATGATACGTCGGAGTTCTACCACTCCAGCTCGCCTGGACCGATACCCGGCGCGCCGTCCGCCAAGAAGCAGCGCGTGCTGTTCTCGGAGGAACAGAAGGAAGCGCTGAGACTAGCCTTCGCTTTGGATCCCTACCCGAACATGCCGACGATAGAATTCCTCGCTGCCGAGCTGGGCCTGTCAACCAGAACGATCACCAACTGGTTCCACAACCATCGCATGCGGCTAAAGCAACAGGCGCCGCACGGCCTGCCCGCGGAACCTCCAGCACGAGATCAGGCCTCCGCTCCCTTCGATCCCGTACAGTTCCGTCTCCTGCTCAATCAGAGGCTTCTGGAGCTGCAGAAGGAGAGGATGGGCCTGGCGGGGGTTCCTCTGCCGTACCCGCCCTACTTCGCCGCCAACTCCAACTTCGCCGCCCTCATCGGTCGCGGCCTGCTGCCCACCGACGAGCGCGTCAAGGACCCTGCCGCCGGACTCGACCTCTCGATGCCGCTGAAGCGTGACCCTGACGGAGACGACTTCGAGGAGGACGACGTCGAGAGCAACCTCGGCTCCGAGGACTCCCTCGACGATGACTCCAAGACTGAGCCCAAGGCGGCCTCCACCCCCGCTGGTCGGTCCAGCCGCCGCAAGCCCGCGGCGCCGCAGTGGGTCAACCCCGACTGGCAGGACGAGAAGCCGCGCAACCCCGACGAGGTCATCATCAACGGCGTCTGCGTGATGCGCGCCGACGACTACCGTCGCGAGGCCACGGAGACCGTGAGGGTGGAGCCATCCCCCGCCCCCCGCGAGAGCTCCCCCGCCCCCCAGGACACGCCGCGCGCGCCCCGCACCCCCCGTACGCCGTCCCCGGACGTCCTGCCCGAGGACAAGATCAAGACGGAGGCGGAAGACGACCGGTGGGAGTATTAAAGCTTCACTCCGCCGACCTCAGTGCTAGTTCACAACGCGTGTCCGCGGTGCGTGGTCGTGGTCGTGGTCGTGGTCGTGGTCGTGGTCGTGGTCGTGGTCGTGGCCGTGGCCGTGGCCGCGGTCGCGGTCGGTGAACGTTTCGTCGGACGTCAAGACGCCGGTCGTTCGTCTCGCCGTGTTTCCGTTGTTCGATGTAAGGCCAAAGACTCTGTATATAACGTTAGAGCCGCCGTCGGCGTCGTTTGCGATACAAAAGTTTGCATTtcgctttaattttttacacacCCGTGGTACCCTGACTCGGTACAAATATCTGACTATAGTATactttaagttaattattaatttctttcgaTACGATTTCTGTAAATAATCATACCAAATATGTGTCGAGGCAGCGGACGCGTCGCGGCTGCacaatgtacatatgtattatgtatgtagGTAGCGGACGCCGCATCCTATGTGTAGTGTAGGAATGCCTGCGTTAGGGTTTAGGGGGAGGGGAGGGGAGGAGGGGGGAGGAGAGGGGAGAGAGGGGAGAGGTTcagttattgttaaaatttgaaGTGCAATCAGATGTAAATTTAAGCTATGGTCTAACTAAACCCCAGTTGaaagtattattatgtttatagtaACCGCtgaggttaaaaatattacgattgGTTTAAACGAgtctacatttaaattatacattttttttttttttattatatgtaatgattatcctatgtttttattttatattattttaacgtcCCGGCGACCGGGATCTGTCCACACGCGTGCGTACTCTAGTAACGTTTCTAGAATAAAAGAgctgtaatgttttttttttttatatatatttttagaaaaggTACAAAACTAGACGGAAATATGATATTTCTACAATTTAAGCAACTAATGTATTGCTGAtggttatagtttttattttattttttagcaataaattttgcttttaaaattattttcttctgtttttattttttttttttcatttttctctTTCGTTCTCCTTGatatcttttctttttataaataattaggtgataaatgttgtatatttaatggAACCGCACTCCTTGCATCACGATGtacatagttatttatattatttggtggAAATATTAACGTCACATGAGTGAATAAAGTACTTAGATAAGTAGTACAATATAGGTACAGAGACACAGACATGCCCTGGGACATGCACAGGACGGACGCATCCACAAAGCGACATATTAAAGTTCTAAAttgttgatttattaatataacttagcGTTAGATAattgtaatgataaaaaaatatttgaaaatctaACTAAACGAACCGTCACcattaaaacgaaataataaaaaatgaacaaTGATTGAGAGAACAACGCGATGATTCAGTCTAAGTATTAACCAAACTCCATACATAtcgatgttatataaaataaaaatataaattataacttaaattctAAGAATTAGTGTGTAATAGTCAATACTTTAGGCTGTTTGACAGTTTTTTAACagattaaatgttttagattATTGATTATGATTTGGAGAGGTACCTACTTATAGGCTTCTATGGTTTTCTCtgctttgtaaaaaataataaaaaaaaaatgtttacaatacTGTTATTATGGGAGCCACTGGCAACACTTCGTCGGGCATCGAAGTGACAAAAGGGGGAGCGCTTCCGCATCCCCGGAAGTGGTATACATACTTagtgataaataaatgaattagctgttaaataattcttaatattataatatgggaaggatttaatttttaaagtaatatcagTTAGTTCGatgtaatgttaatttacattttggtTTCCGATGTTTATCGCTACGTAAGATATTAAAGGTGACATATATTCGGGCTCTTATATACCTGTTATGTTgatattagtaaataatattgtacataGGCACCGTAGCTAATTGGTGAAGACATATTACGTATCAcccatattatataacataggTATAAATGATAGGGTAATCATTAATGttcatatcataatattaactgTAACAATGCTAACGACGAACATTGTCCTCTTTCTGAACAATttctaaagttattaaattaaaataaagaaattgctAATCgatgtttgtttcatttacatatgtattggATAACCATTTAAAGGTGCGTACGGAGAAGACCTCAAGTTCAAAGCTTTCGCATCAGAAGTAGCTATATATTATAggacttaaaattaaaaaaaatgttcagttTCTGCtgagaatttattaaaatgtaaacgcTATTCAGTAACATTGTCGTTATATCGAAcagtattattaaaagcaCCTaataatcgtaataaaataaagactaACTATATACGAGGCATTGATAAACATTGAACTATTCCCATACTACCTGAGGACACGCCTGCACCTCTTCGACTAATCTAATTTAACTAACACTGAAGCTAACTAACATCTCGTAATATTCTAAAGGACGGAACGCAGTATTTTAATCCACTTCTTCGATCAGTGGGCCGTCGTTGCTGTTGTTGGAGCCCTGTGGCTTCTTAGTACCCGCACCGTGAATTCTCCTCATCAGAGGCGCACAAACAGCGGATACCTCCTTGATCTTGTCCTCGTATTCCTCTTTCTCAGCCAAAGAATTCTTTTCAAGCCAACGCAGAGTATCGTCGCACATTCTCTTGGCTTTGGAGCTTTCCGCCTCCCCGAGCTTAGACCCCGCTTCGTCAATGGCTTGTTTGATTCCAAATATGTACGTTTCCAGTTTATTCCGAGACGCCACACGTTCTCTCTGCCTTTCGTCTTCGTCTCTGTACTTTTCAGCATCAGCAACCATTCGATCGATATCTGCCTGAGATAAACGTCCTTTGTCATTTTTGATGACTATATTCTTGCTCTTCCCCGTACTGTTTTCTTTGGCTGACACGTTTAATATACCATTAGCGTCCAAATCGAAAGCCACGTCGATTTGTGGGACGTTCCGTGGCGCTGGAGGTATTCCGGTGAGATCAAAGGTTCCTAGAAGATTATTGTCTTTCGTCATAGCCCTTTCACCTTCGTAAACTTGAATTGTCACGGCTGGCTGATTGTCCGCATAAGTCGTGAAGGTTTGC
This Danaus plexippus chromosome Z, MEX_DaPlex, whole genome shotgun sequence DNA region includes the following protein-coding sequences:
- the LOC116777685 gene encoding homeobox protein cut isoform X4 — protein: MHPTGAASLPAAPEAEVQAMHSMDWLFKKERIYLLAQFWQQRATLAEKEVTTLKEQLATTSPTSLQATVPKTNGSHLEPSREQATETRIPERFSPDIKEEKRILADIDEDIEQKIEMAATARSNSNSSRSSPVVTQAGNLENELAAKEKEIAQLVEDVRRLQASLSALQEAHAQQLQRLEERLDEKKQHIARLEARLDTQRDYDDIKREISMLRFSELGAAERPHSLTHAKDIFGSQNHLLRTMDLGSNERVERKETLRSPAAPSLRDSSVERERSSERREPGVDEWPGTPPPLNNNTTHHNNNGPVPLPLPPPSPFRFEEHRPYRFAEDMGPLPPGALVGRLGDSLIPKGDPMEARLQEMLRYNMDKYANSNLDTLHISRRVRELLSVHNIGQRLFAKYVLGLSQGTVSELLSKPKPWDKLTEKGRDSYRKMHAWACDEAAIMLLKSLIPKKAESAFKVGTKDGTTGPGFGRSDGDGEERLAHMLNEASHIMKTPTGQANNDDSRSNEDSSSPRTQCPSPFSNKDSSQNRRLKKYENDDIPQEKVVRIYQEELAKIMTRRVEDMRHNRDGFPGSGMAPHMERPPEDIRMALEAYHRELAKIQPGGNIPTLHNLPGMPPFPNLLALQQQAMQAQSQHINGSGAIQDLSLPKEKNTKINGMTDSDKERSMDAEEAIRHAGSAFSLVRPKLEPGQQSTGSSASSPLGNAILPPAITPNEDFSNSAAASPLQRMASITNSLISQPPNPPHHAPPQRSMKAVLPPITQQQFDLFNNLNTEEIVKRVKEALSQYSISQRLFGESVLGLSQGSVSDLLARPKPWHMLTQKGREPFIRMKMFLEDENAVHKLVASQYKIAPEKLMRTGNYSGAPSCPPNMNKPMPPTQKMISDATVLLSKMQQEQLLGSGHLGHLGQPTPLLLTPPGFPPHHAVTLPPQHHDNNNKERKPPPPPQPHHQPPVMRGLHQHMSPSVYEMAALTQDLDTQTITTKIKEALLANNIGQKIFGEAVLGLSQGSVSELLSKPKPWHMLSIKGREPFIRMQLWLSDAHNIDRLQALKNERREANKRRRSSGPGQDNSSDTSSNDTSEFYHSSSPGPIPGAPSAKKQRVLFSEEQKEALRLAFALDPYPNMPTIEFLAAELGLSTRTITNWFHNHRMRLKQQAPHGLPAEPPARDQASAPFDPVQFRLLLNQRLLELQKERMGLAGVPLPYPPYFAANSNFAALIGRGLLPTDERVKDPAAGLDLSMPLKRDPDGDDFEEDDVESNLGSEDSLDDDSKTEPKAASTPAGRSSRRKPAAPQWVNPDWQDEKPRNPDEVIINGVCVMRADDYRREATETVRVEPSPAPRESSPAPQDTPRAPRTPRTPSPDVLPEDKIKTEAEDDRWEY